One part of the Algibacter sp. L1A34 genome encodes these proteins:
- the ychF gene encoding redox-regulated ATPase YchF encodes MKAGIVGLPNVGKSTLFNCLSNAKAQSANFPFCTIEPNIGVVNVPDPRLEKLEELVVPERVQPATVEIVDIAGLVKGASKGEGLGNQFLANIRETDAILHVLRCFDNDNIIHVDGNVDPIRDKETIDMELQLKDLETVDKKLDKVKRAAKTGNKEAQKEEAVLLKIKAALESGVSIRALEFSDEDNADFVKPSQFITDKPVMYVCNVDEGAAVSGNAYVDLVREAVKDENAEVLVLAVGTEADINELDDYEERQMFLQDIGLEEAGAAKLIRSAYKLLNQQTYFTAGVKEVRAWTVDIGATAPQAAGVIHTDFEKGFIRAEVIGYEDFASYGSEAKVKEAGKMRVEGKNYIVKDGDVMHFLFNV; translated from the coding sequence ATGAAAGCAGGCATCGTAGGATTACCAAACGTAGGGAAATCGACTTTATTTAATTGTTTATCTAACGCAAAAGCGCAAAGTGCAAACTTTCCGTTTTGTACTATTGAACCTAATATTGGAGTGGTTAATGTGCCAGACCCACGTTTAGAAAAATTAGAAGAATTAGTAGTTCCAGAACGTGTGCAGCCGGCAACTGTAGAAATTGTAGATATTGCAGGTTTAGTAAAAGGTGCAAGTAAAGGTGAAGGTTTAGGAAATCAGTTTTTAGCTAATATTCGTGAAACTGATGCGATTCTTCATGTGTTGCGTTGTTTTGATAACGATAATATTATACACGTTGATGGGAATGTAGATCCAATTCGCGATAAAGAAACTATCGATATGGAGCTTCAACTTAAAGATTTAGAGACCGTTGATAAAAAACTTGATAAAGTAAAACGTGCTGCAAAAACTGGAAATAAAGAAGCTCAAAAAGAAGAAGCTGTTTTATTGAAAATTAAAGCGGCCTTAGAATCTGGTGTATCGATTCGTGCTTTAGAGTTTTCAGATGAAGATAATGCCGATTTTGTAAAACCATCGCAATTTATTACAGATAAGCCTGTAATGTATGTTTGTAATGTAGATGAAGGCGCAGCCGTTTCTGGAAATGCTTACGTAGATTTAGTGCGTGAGGCTGTAAAAGATGAAAATGCAGAAGTTTTAGTTTTAGCTGTTGGTACGGAAGCGGATATTAATGAATTAGACGATTACGAAGAACGTCAAATGTTTCTTCAAGATATAGGTTTAGAAGAAGCAGGAGCTGCAAAATTAATTCGTTCGGCTTATAAGTTATTAAACCAACAAACGTATTTCACAGCAGGTGTGAAGGAAGTTCGTGCATGGACGGTGGATATAGGAGCTACAGCTCCACAAGCAGCAGGTGTAATTCATACCGATTTTGAAAAAGGATTTATTCGTGCCGAAGTTATCGGGTACGAGGATTTTGCAAGCTACGGTAGTGAAGCTAAAGTAAAAGAAGCAGGTAAAATGCGTGTTGAAGGTAAGAATTACATTGTTAAAGATGGCGATGTGATGCATTTCTTATTCAACGTATAA
- a CDS encoding DMT family transporter, which produces MQTTKKFWSGIAIGVLGIVLFSSKAVMVKLAYNYNVDAISVLLLRMLFSFPFYVVIAILYRNKNNGVEVKKADYKWLLFFGFVGYYLASYFGFVGLTYIKASLERIILFLYPTIVILLNRVFLKQAISKIQAIAIGLTYIGIIIAFSEEVNVSGSEAYLGGFFILLSAITYASYLVGSGWLIPRFDVVKFTAYAMLVSCVCVFIHYGFIGEMDVFGFPWQVYGLGFLIAIFATVIPSFLVSLSIKMISSSNFAIVAGIGPISTIILASIFLNESLTMLQVFGALIVIGGIVFMSIKNRQKD; this is translated from the coding sequence ATGCAAACAACAAAAAAGTTTTGGTCTGGTATTGCAATAGGTGTTTTAGGCATTGTATTGTTTTCTTCAAAAGCCGTTATGGTAAAATTAGCCTACAACTATAATGTAGATGCTATTAGCGTTTTGTTATTACGTATGTTATTTTCATTTCCGTTTTATGTAGTTATCGCTATACTATATAGAAATAAAAATAATGGAGTAGAGGTTAAAAAAGCCGATTATAAATGGTTGTTATTCTTTGGGTTTGTTGGTTATTATTTAGCGAGTTATTTCGGTTTTGTAGGTTTAACGTATATAAAAGCTAGTTTAGAGCGCATTATTTTATTTTTATATCCAACAATTGTTATTTTGTTAAATCGTGTGTTCTTGAAACAAGCAATCTCAAAAATACAGGCTATTGCTATTGGCTTAACCTATATAGGTATTATAATCGCGTTTTCCGAAGAAGTTAATGTATCAGGCTCAGAAGCTTATTTAGGTGGTTTCTTTATTTTGTTAAGCGCCATAACCTATGCCTCGTATTTGGTAGGTAGCGGCTGGTTAATTCCGCGGTTTGACGTTGTTAAATTCACGGCTTATGCTATGTTAGTATCTTGTGTTTGTGTGTTTATTCATTACGGGTTTATTGGGGAAATGGATGTATTCGGGTTTCCTTGGCAAGTTTATGGTTTAGGTTTTTTAATAGCTATTTTTGCCACTGTAATTCCATCATTTTTAGTCTCTTTATCTATAAAAATGATTAGCTCGTCCAATTTTGCTATTGTAGCAGGTATTGGTCCTATTTCAACTATAATATTAGCATCAATTTTCTTAAATGAATCTTTAACGATGTTGCAGGTTTTTGGAGCTTTAATAGTTATTGGTGGTATTGTGTTTATGTCTATTAAAAACCGACAAAAGGATTAA
- a CDS encoding DNA topoisomerase IV subunit B, with amino-acid sequence MAEESNYTEDNIRSLDWKEHIRMRPGMYIGKLGDGSSPDDGVYILLKEVLDNSIDEFVMGAGKTIEISIQGVKVTVRDYGRGIPLGKVVDVVSKMNTGGKYDSKAFKKSVGLNGVGTKAVNALSSFFRVESTRDNKSASADFSQGNLTNEEFLDETSRRKGTKVSFIPDEIIFKKYKYRNEYIIKMLKNYVYLNPGLTIVFNGEKYFSENGLKDLLAEKINESDLLYPIIHLRGDDIEVALTHSKTQYSEEYNSFVNGQNTTQGGTHLTAFREALVKTIREFYGKNYDASDIRKSVVSAIAIKVMEPIFESQTKTKLGSTDMGGELPTVRTYINDFLKKYLDNYLHKNTDTADKIQRKILQAERERKELSGIRKLAKDRAKKASLHNKKLRDCRVHFGDTKNPKNLESTLFITEGDSASGSITKSRDVNTQAVFSLKGKPLNCYGLTKKIVYENEEFNLLQAALNIEETLEDLRYNNVVIATDADVDGMHIRLLLITFFLQFFPEVIKEGHLYILQTPLFRVRNKKETIYCYSEDERRSAIEKLKPKPEITRFKGLGEISPDEFQHFIGEDIRLDPIMLDDNMSIEDLLSFYMGKNTPTRQEFIIDNLKVELDLIDE; translated from the coding sequence ATGGCAGAAGAATCTAACTATACCGAAGATAATATACGCTCACTCGACTGGAAGGAACATATTAGAATGCGCCCGGGTATGTATATTGGAAAACTTGGTGATGGTAGTTCTCCAGACGATGGGGTTTATATCTTGCTAAAAGAGGTTCTCGATAACTCGATAGATGAGTTTGTAATGGGAGCTGGTAAAACCATTGAAATCTCCATTCAAGGTGTAAAAGTTACTGTTCGCGATTATGGTCGTGGTATTCCTTTAGGAAAAGTGGTTGATGTGGTTTCTAAAATGAACACGGGTGGTAAATACGATTCTAAAGCCTTTAAAAAATCGGTTGGTTTAAATGGAGTAGGTACCAAGGCTGTTAATGCGTTATCATCGTTTTTTAGAGTAGAATCTACACGCGATAATAAAAGCGCTTCCGCGGATTTTTCTCAGGGAAACCTAACAAACGAGGAGTTTTTAGATGAAACATCTCGCCGAAAAGGAACCAAAGTATCCTTTATTCCTGATGAAATTATCTTTAAGAAATATAAGTATAGAAACGAGTATATTATTAAAATGCTTAAAAACTATGTGTATTTAAACCCAGGTTTAACTATAGTTTTTAATGGCGAAAAATATTTCAGTGAAAACGGTTTAAAAGATTTATTAGCTGAAAAAATAAACGAATCAGATCTATTATATCCTATTATTCATCTTCGTGGTGATGATATTGAAGTAGCATTAACACACAGTAAAACTCAGTATAGCGAAGAATATAATAGTTTTGTAAACGGACAGAATACCACACAAGGTGGAACGCATTTAACTGCTTTTCGGGAAGCATTGGTAAAAACCATTCGTGAATTTTATGGTAAAAACTACGATGCTTCGGATATTAGGAAGTCTGTTGTTTCTGCTATTGCTATTAAAGTAATGGAACCTATTTTCGAAAGTCAGACTAAAACTAAATTAGGTTCTACAGATATGGGAGGTGAATTACCTACGGTACGAACCTATATCAACGATTTTCTTAAAAAGTATTTAGACAACTATTTACATAAAAATACGGATACAGCTGATAAAATTCAACGTAAAATTCTCCAAGCAGAGCGTGAGCGTAAAGAGCTATCAGGTATTCGTAAATTAGCTAAAGATCGTGCTAAAAAGGCAAGTCTTCATAATAAAAAGTTGCGTGATTGTCGTGTGCATTTTGGTGATACTAAAAATCCGAAAAACCTAGAAAGCACTTTGTTTATAACAGAGGGAGATTCAGCTTCGGGAAGTATCACAAAATCGCGAGACGTAAACACTCAGGCGGTATTCAGTTTAAAAGGGAAACCTTTAAATTGCTATGGACTAACAAAAAAAATTGTTTACGAAAACGAAGAATTTAATTTATTACAGGCTGCATTAAATATTGAAGAAACACTTGAAGATTTACGTTATAATAACGTGGTGATAGCAACAGATGCCGATGTCGATGGGATGCACATTCGTTTATTACTTATTACATTCTTTCTTCAGTTTTTTCCAGAAGTTATAAAAGAAGGACACCTATATATTTTACAAACACCATTATTTCGTGTTCGAAATAAAAAAGAAACTATTTATTGTTATTCTGAAGATGAGCGCCGCAGTGCTATAGAAAAATTAAAACCAAAGCCAGAAATTACCCGATTTAAAGGTTTAGGTGAAATTTCTCCTGATGAGTTTCAGCACTTTATTGGTGAGGATATTAGGTTAGACCCAATTATGCTAGATGATAATATGTCTATTGAAGATTTATTGTCCTTTTACATGGGGAAAAATACGCCAACGCGACAAGAATTTATAATAGATAACCTTAAAGTAGAATTAGATTTAATAGACGAATAA